The Cetobacterium somerae sequence TATAAACTCAGTAAGAACAGCTCACTATCCAAATGATCCAAGATTTTATGAATTATGTGATATTTATGGATTGTTTGTTATGGCAGAGACTGATGTTGAATCACATGGATTTGCCAATGTTGGAAATTTAAGTATGATAACTGATGATATTGAGTGGAGAGATGTATATGTTGAAAGAATAGAAAGACATATAGCTGCTCAAAAGAATCATCCGAGTATAATAATGTGGTCTTTAGGAAATGAGTCAGGATATGGAGTTAATATTCGTGAGATGTGTAAAAGAGCGAAGGAACTTGATAGTACAAGATTAGTGCATTATGAAGAGGATAGAGATGGAGAGGTTGTAGATGTTATAAGTACAATGTACTCTAGAGTTCAGATGATGAATTACTTTGGAGAACATCCAATGGATAAACCAAGAATTATATGTGAGTATGCTCATGCTATGGGTAATGGACCAGGAGGATTAACAGAGTATCAAAATGTATTTTATAAACACGATCATATACAAGGACACTATATTTGGGAATGGTGTGATCATGGAATCTTAGAATTTGATGAAAATGGGAAAGAGGTTTATAAATATGGAGGAGATTATGGAGATTACCCAAATAACTATAATTTCTGTATGGATGGATTAATATTCTCTGATCAAACTCCAGGACCAGGATTAAAAGAATACAAACAAGTTATTTGTCCTGTAAAAATTATAAACATAAATAATAAGAATGAATTTGAAATTGAAAATAAATATTGGTATATAAATTTAGATGATATAACTCTTCATTATGAAATAGTAGCTGAAGGTGACATTTTATCTCAAGGAACTATAAAAAAGTTAGGAATAAATCCAGGAGAGACATTTAGTGTATTGTTAGGTGAAGAAATTAGAGATAACAGAGAAGTTTATGTGAATTTTAAAGTGAAAAAAGACTCAAAAACATTATATAGCTCAGAAAATTATGAGTTAGGAATATATCAGTTTAAATTACAAGATAGAAAAATAGTTGAAGAAAGATACGAATCAAATAACAGTACTTCTTTAATTATAAGAGATAATAAATTAGATTTAACAATTGAAGGATTTAATTTCGAAGTAAAATTCTCAAAATTAAATGGAAAATTAGAAAATTGGATATTTAATGGTGAAGAAATTATAGAAAAAGCACCTAAATTAAATTTCTTTAAGCCTATGATAGATAATCATAAACAAGAACATAATGATTTGTGGATTCCTAATCATTTACAAATTTTACAAGAGCAATTTAGAACTTTAGATATCAAAGAAGATGAAGAAAAAGTTATTGTAACAGTTAAGTCTTTAGTTGCTCCACCAGTATTTAATTTTGGTATTAGATGTAATTATGTCTATGAAATAGATAGAAATGGATATATAACATTTAAGTTATCAGGAGAGAAGTATGGAGAATACAATGATATTATTCCAAAAATAGGAATGGAGATGGGAATTAATAAAAGGTATCAAAATGTAGAATACTATGGTAGAGGACCTGGAGAAAATTATCAAGATAGCAAAGTTTCGAATATAATTGGAATATATAAAAATACTATAGATGGAATGTTTACTAATTATCCATTCCCACAAGATAATGGAAACAGACAAGATGTAAAATGGATATCATTAACTAATCATTTTGGAGAGGGGATATTCATAAAATCCAAAGATATTCTTAATTTTAGTGCTTGGAATTTTACCCAAGAAAATATATATAAAGCACAACATATAAATGAATTAGAAAAATCTAATTATATAACTTTAAACTTAGATTATAAAGTTCTTGGATTAGGGTCTAATTCATGGGGGTCTGAAGTATTAGATTCGTATAGAGTTTATATGAATAATTTTGAATATGAGTTCTCAATTTTACCTTATAGTTCTGGAAGTATAAAAGGTAAAGAGTTATCTAAATATAGTTATTAAGGAGGAGTAGATGTTAATTTTAAATAGTTTTGATGAATTTAAAGATATATTTAGAAGTGGAAAGAAATGGATTAGATGTAAAGAAGCTATTGAAAATATACCAAATATAAAAGAAAATAGATATCACAGTATTGGAGATTCTTTAGTTTATATGTTTAAAACAGAAAATCATAAAAATGAAGTGGATTTTCAAGGGCATAGAAGATATATGGATATTCATTATTATGTAGAAGGGCGAGAGGTATTAGAAATATCTAAAAAAAATGATTTGGATATAAAAAGTAGCTATTCTGATGAAAATGATACAGAATATTTTTATGGAACTGGAGAGATTATAAATTTAACAGCTGGAAACTTAATAATAATTGAAAATGATGAAGCATTTAGAT is a genomic window containing:
- a CDS encoding beta-galactosidase subunit beta, with the translated sequence MLILNSFDEFKDIFRSGKKWIRCKEAIENIPNIKENRYHSIGDSLVYMFKTENHKNEVDFQGHRRYMDIHYYVEGREVLEISKKNDLDIKSSYSDENDTEYFYGTGEIINLTAGNLIIIENDEAFRFKGAENLKKVVLKVTIEDNYFLNK
- the ebgA gene encoding beta-galactosidase subunit alpha → MNNWENVKKTNENRMGERAYFFSYKNKEIARTYQRDRSRSFMLLNGQWNFKYFENPFLVPEEFYDKEIEDFGKINVPNMWQFEGHGKLQYTDEGFPFPIDIPFVPTDNPTGAYQRTFVLNENWKDKQIIIKFDGVETYFEVYVNGKYVGFNKGSRLTTEFDVSQYVKEGKNLLSVKVLQWADSTYVEDQDMWWTAGIFRDVYLIGKTKTHIQDYFIKTIFDENYIDAKLEINIEVENLDEIIKKDYKLRWTLFDKDEVIFSEIVENLEIDKIKKLTLEKNIKNPKQWTAETPNLYDLILELIDEKDEVLEVVPQRVGFRDIKVRDGLFYINGKYLMLHGVNRHDNDHISGRAINIDRAEKDIILMKQHNINSVRTAHYPNDPRFYELCDIYGLFVMAETDVESHGFANVGNLSMITDDIEWRDVYVERIERHIAAQKNHPSIIMWSLGNESGYGVNIREMCKRAKELDSTRLVHYEEDRDGEVVDVISTMYSRVQMMNYFGEHPMDKPRIICEYAHAMGNGPGGLTEYQNVFYKHDHIQGHYIWEWCDHGILEFDENGKEVYKYGGDYGDYPNNYNFCMDGLIFSDQTPGPGLKEYKQVICPVKIININNKNEFEIENKYWYINLDDITLHYEIVAEGDILSQGTIKKLGINPGETFSVLLGEEIRDNREVYVNFKVKKDSKTLYSSENYELGIYQFKLQDRKIVEERYESNNSTSLIIRDNKLDLTIEGFNFEVKFSKLNGKLENWIFNGEEIIEKAPKLNFFKPMIDNHKQEHNDLWIPNHLQILQEQFRTLDIKEDEEKVIVTVKSLVAPPVFNFGIRCNYVYEIDRNGYITFKLSGEKYGEYNDIIPKIGMEMGINKRYQNVEYYGRGPGENYQDSKVSNIIGIYKNTIDGMFTNYPFPQDNGNRQDVKWISLTNHFGEGIFIKSKDILNFSAWNFTQENIYKAQHINELEKSNYITLNLDYKVLGLGSNSWGSEVLDSYRVYMNNFEYEFSILPYSSGSIKGKELSKYSY